The genomic segment GCGGCCCCCTGCCCCAGCGCCAGCCATGCCCCCACCCCCGCCCCGGCGAGGTCGAACAGCCAGTCGCTCAGGCCCGCGTCGCGCCCCGGCACAAAAGCCTGGTGCACCTCGTCGGACGCGCCAAACCACGCGGCGATGACGATGGCGAGGCCCCGGCGTCCGGTCGCCCGCGCCAGCGCATAGGTCAAGGCGAGGTAGGCCAGGAAATGAGCGCCCCAGTCCAGGGGGTGCCGCAGCGGGGGGCCGGGTGTGTCGCTGCCCGAACTCAGCCACCAGATCGTCCCCATGATCAGCAGGGCCGGAATCCACCAGCCCGGCTGGGCGGGACGGCTAATGGGCCAGGCCCCCCGCCGGATGCTCCACGAGTTCGATCAGGGTGCCCGCGCCCCACTTCGGGTGCAGAAAGGCAACGCGGGTTCCGGCCCGGCCCGGCGTGGGCGTCTCGGAGAGGAAGCGGGCACCCTCGCCGCGCAGCCGGGCCATCTCGGCGTCCAGGTCCGCGACCCGGTAGGCGGTGTGGTGCAGGCCGGGGCCGCGCTTTTCCAGGAAGGCGGCGATGGGGCTGTCCGGCCGGGTGGGGGCCAGCAGCTCGATCAGGGTCGCGCCCACCACGAAGGCGCGGACGCGGACGCCCTGCGAGGTCACCTCCTCGTCGGGTCCCTCGGGGGCGAGGCCCAGGGCGAGGTAGGGCGCACTCCCGGTGTCGAGGTCGGGAGTGGCGATGGCGACGTGATCGAGCAGCGTGACCGTCATGCCTCCCAGGCTAGCGGGTGTTCGGCGCCTTCGTTCGGGCGGGCGCCGCGGCCCACGCCGCGCTCGCGCTTGTCCGCGTACATGCGGGCGTCGGCGCGGCGCAACGCTCCGGTCGAGCCGGGCGCGTCACCTGGCACGGCGGCCACCCCCAGCGAGGCGTCCGCCGGGTAGCCCTGCGCCTGCACCCGCGCGACCGCCCCCCGGACCTGGCGGCGGAGCTGTTCGGCCCAGCGGGCGGGGTCCTCGCCGGGAGCCACCGGGGCCAGCAGCGCGTACTCGTCGCCGCCCAGGCGGTAGGCGTGAAGGCCGGGGGTCAGCAGGCCTCGGGCGAACTCACGCAGCAGGTCGTCGCCGCTGGCGTGCCCGCGCTCGTCGTTGACCCGCTTCATGCCGTCGAGGTCCACCACGCCCAGCACGTAGCCCTCGCCCGTGGCCGCGAGCCGGGCGTCGGCCTCGTCGAGGGCGTCGTCGAGCGCCCGGCGGTTGCCCAGCCCGGTCAGGGCGTCGGTCAGGGCCGCGCGTTCCAGGGCCTGCAGGTACTCGGCCCGCTCCAGCGCCACCCCCACGCTGCGGGCGGCGGCTTCCAGCAGCAGCCGTTCTTCCCCCGACCACCCGGCCGCCTCGCCCAGCCGCGCGAGCAGCAGCACGTAGGCCCCGCCCGGCATGTGGCGCTCGTCCTCGATCTGCACGTGCAGCCACGCCGCGCTCGCCAGCCCGGCGGTGAGCAGTTCGGGGCAGCGCCGGGCGACGGCTTCCGCGTCGTCCAGAAAGACGCGCTCCCAGCCCAGCAGGGTGGGCCGCAGCCCGTCCGCCGGGCCAAGCAGCCGCCAGCGCACCTCGGCCCCGAACCCGTCGGCGGGGGCCGAGGCGTGGTCGCTCAGGACCTCCGACCCCTGCTCGGAGAGGTGCAGCAGCCCGGCCCAGTCGAGCCGCATCGCGCCCCCCAGCAGCCGCAGCGCCCGCCGCGCCATCTCGCCGGGACTCAGCGGCTCGCCCATCAGCTCCGCGAGGTCGCGCAGGGTGTGGGCGTGGTCGCGGGCGCGGGTGAGTTCCTCGGTGCGCAGCCGCAGCTCGAGTTCGTCCACGACCATCCCGGCGAGCAGTGCCAGCGTCTCGCGCTCGGTGGGGGTGAAGTCGCGCGGCTCCGGCGCGGTCACGCACAGGGTGCCGATGCGGTGCCCATCCGGGGTCACGAGGGGAGCGCCCGCATAGGCAACGATCTGCCCGGACTGCACGCTGGGAAAGTCGCGGAAGCGGGGGTCTTGCCGGGCATCAGGAACCACCAGCACCGCTCCCTCCTGCCGCACGGTCCAGACGCAAAAGGACTCATTCAGTGCCGTCGCGGTCACGTCCCCACCCAGGCAGGCCTTGGTCCACTGGTGATCCTCGCCGACCAGATTGACAGCGGCCAGCGGCACCCCCAGCACCTGCGCGGCCAGCCGGGTGATGCGGTCGAAGGACGCCTCGGGCGGCGTGCCCAGCACGCGGTAGCGGGCCAGCGCGGCCAGACGCGCAGGCTCGGAGGGGGGTGGGGGCGGCGGCACAGACGACACGCCCCGCACCCTAGCGGCTGCCCCCCGCGCCTGCGTGAAGACACCGCCCGTCAACGTGACGTGGCCTTGAGACTCGCGGCCCGGCCCAGGGGAGGCGCTGCCCCCGAACGGGTGGCCTGGGGGGCCGCCCCGTAGAATCGGGGGGTGATCCGCCCGTGAATCTGCTGCTGCTGGTGCCCCTCCTCGCCCTGTCCTACCTGCTGGGGTCCATTCCTGCCGCCGCCTGGGTCGCCCGCGCCCGCGGCATCGACATCCGCCGGGTGGGCAGCGGCAACAGTGGCGCCACCAACGTGCTGCGCTCGGTCGGCAAGGGACCGGCGGTCGCCGTAGCCCTCTTCGACATCGTGAAGGGGGCGCTCGCCGTCTTGATCGCGCGGGCGGCGGGCCTGGACGACCTGCAGGCGGCCCTGTGCGGGGCAGCCGCCGTGATCGGGCACAACTTCAGCCCCTTCCTGGGATTCCGGGGCGGCAAGGGTGTGGCGACCACCTTCGGCACGCTGGTGGTCCTCTCGCCCGCCGCCGGGCTGGGGATGTTCGTGATTGGCATCCTGACGGTCGCCCTGACCCGGCTGGTGTCGGCCGGAAGCATCCTGGGGGGCGTCACAGCGGCGCTGGTCGCCTGGATCACGGGGCAACCGCTGTGGCTGAGCCTGCTTGTAACGGCCCTCGTCGCCCTGATGGTCTGGCAGCACCGCGAAAACATCACCCGCCTGCGGGCCGGAAACGAGCGGCGGCTGGGCGACAAGGGCTAGGGCCAGCCCTCAGCGGCGTTTGCGCAGGAAAGACAGCCACCCGGCGGCCTGCGGGCGACCGGCCGGAGCGATGTCCTCCATGCGGATTTCGGGCTCGGGCAGGGGCGCGGCCTCCCAGCCGTCCCCGGCGGCGACCAACCCCCCGAAGCGGCCCGCGGCGTAGCGGGCGTGCTTCAGCTCGGCTTCCAGGCTGGTGGCGCGGGGATCGGCGAGGGCCTGCAACATGGCCTGCAACGTCTCGTCGGCGCAGACCCAGCGGCCCTGGGCGAAGGTGGCTTCCTGACCGTAGATACGAATCCTGGCGGGCATACCGGGGCTCCCGTCTCCGGGCGGGGACCCCCCTGGGCACCCGCGCCCGGCCTTGATCTTGGCGAT from the Deinococcus sp. NW-56 genome contains:
- a CDS encoding VanZ family protein, producing the protein MGTIWWLSSGSDTPGPPLRHPLDWGAHFLAYLALTYALARATGRRGLAIVIAAWFGASDEVHQAFVPGRDAGLSDWLFDLAGAGVGAWLALGQGAARRETPEFTDAEA
- a CDS encoding VOC family protein, whose product is MTVTLLDHVAIATPDLDTGSAPYLALGLAPEGPDEEVTSQGVRVRAFVVGATLIELLAPTRPDSPIAAFLEKRGPGLHHTAYRVADLDAEMARLRGEGARFLSETPTPGRAGTRVAFLHPKWGAGTLIELVEHPAGGLAH
- a CDS encoding diguanylate cyclase; this encodes MSSVPPPPPPSEPARLAALARYRVLGTPPEASFDRITRLAAQVLGVPLAAVNLVGEDHQWTKACLGGDVTATALNESFCVWTVRQEGAVLVVPDARQDPRFRDFPSVQSGQIVAYAGAPLVTPDGHRIGTLCVTAPEPRDFTPTERETLALLAGMVVDELELRLRTEELTRARDHAHTLRDLAELMGEPLSPGEMARRALRLLGGAMRLDWAGLLHLSEQGSEVLSDHASAPADGFGAEVRWRLLGPADGLRPTLLGWERVFLDDAEAVARRCPELLTAGLASAAWLHVQIEDERHMPGGAYVLLLARLGEAAGWSGEERLLLEAAARSVGVALERAEYLQALERAALTDALTGLGNRRALDDALDEADARLAATGEGYVLGVVDLDGMKRVNDERGHASGDDLLREFARGLLTPGLHAYRLGGDEYALLAPVAPGEDPARWAEQLRRQVRGAVARVQAQGYPADASLGVAAVPGDAPGSTGALRRADARMYADKRERGVGRGARPNEGAEHPLAWEA
- the plsY gene encoding glycerol-3-phosphate 1-O-acyltransferase PlsY, encoding MLLVPLLALSYLLGSIPAAAWVARARGIDIRRVGSGNSGATNVLRSVGKGPAVAVALFDIVKGALAVLIARAAGLDDLQAALCGAAAVIGHNFSPFLGFRGGKGVATTFGTLVVLSPAAGLGMFVIGILTVALTRLVSAGSILGGVTAALVAWITGQPLWLSLLVTALVALMVWQHRENITRLRAGNERRLGDKG